From Drosophila virilis strain 15010-1051.87 chromosome X, Dvir_AGI_RSII-ME, whole genome shotgun sequence, the proteins below share one genomic window:
- the LOC6634808 gene encoding uncharacterized protein yields MLGLRLMLRLLTILLLGEALAETATTTTTTTTTKKPVFELPERCKYLKDTKELMHLRCKGNFPLVAYTKFRDTFMKQTDRMALFMPNSMDYVMVALKESELHDCDSIRLIEVNEYICYPKDGGKRTVKLRSARMYCFPFHIQLPDDLMHECLVQKFQTSGSTLQASVLRTKRGIIHYTFDNDSAVQYLLPKQIAIFLTILILSMLLYF; encoded by the coding sequence ATGTTGGGACTGCGACTGATGCTGAGGCTATTGACGATATTGCTGTTGGGTGAAGCTCTTGCagaaacggcaacaacaacaacaacaacaacaacaacaaaaaagccagTTTTCGAGTTGCCGGAACGCTGTAAATATCTAAAGGACACAAAAGAGCTGATGCACCTGAGATGCAAAGGTAATTTCCCGCTGGTGGCATATACCAAATTCCGTGATACCTTTATGAAACAGACCGATCGTATGGCTCTTTTTATGCCCAACTCCATGGACTATGTAATGGTTGCACTCAAAGAATCCGAACTGCATGACTGTGATAGCATTCGGCTGATCGAGGTCAATGAGTATATATGCTACCCAAAGGATGGCGGCAAGCGAACCGTCAAACTGAGATCGGCTCGAATGTATTGCTTTCCATTTCATATACAACTGCCCGATGATCTGATGCATGAGTGCTTGGTCCAGAAGTTTCAAACCTCTGGGTCAACGTTGCAGGCCAGCGTGCTGAGGACCAAGCGCGGCATCATACACTACACGTTCGACAATGATTCAGCTGTTCAATATTTACTGCCCAAACAAATTGCCatatttttaacaatattGATTCTATCAATGCTTCTATATTTCTAA